The Salegentibacter sp. Hel_I_6 region GTTAAAAGTGACCATTGAACAAATAACCAATATTAATAAACGATGATTTGAAGATTTGAAAATGTGATAATTTGAAGATGATTTATTGATTAAACGTTTTTACAAAATTGCCATAGCTTTTGTAGTAAAAATCGAAGGTTAAATGAATTAACTACACTTTGGTTATGAGGAATGATAAAGATAATATTATAGTAAGCAAAACGTTTGATTTTGCACTAAAGATTATCGATTATTCGGAAAAATTGAGATCAAACCATAAATATGAAATGTGTTCTCAACTCTTTAAAAGTGGTACTTCAATTGGAGCAAATGTTTGGGAAGCCCAAAATGCTGAAAGCAATGCTGATTTTATTCATAAATTTAAAATATCAGCTAAAGAAGCCGATGAGACTAACTATTGGTTAAAACTTTGCAAAGCATCAAAACATCTTCCAGATCCAGATGAAGAATTTTTTTCAGAATTAACCTCTATTATAAGGATAACTTCAAAGATTATAAGTTCGTCTAAAAGGCGGTAAACAAAATTTTCAAATCAGCAAATAGTCAAATTTTCAAATTGAATTATGTTAGACAAAGAAGGAATAGCAAAACGTATCGCAAAAGAGGTAAAGGACGGTTATTATGTGAATTTAGGAATTGGAATTCCTACGCTGGTAGCCAACTTTGTGCGCGATGATATAGAAGTAGAATTTCAGAGTGAAAATGGCATCCTTGGGATGGGGCCTTTTCCTTTTGAGGGAGAAGAAGACGCCGATCTTATTAATGCAGGAAAACAAACCATAACGGCACTCCCAGGTGCGAGTTTCTTTGATTCGGCAATGAGTTTTGGAATGATTCGCGGTCAACACGTAGATCTTACTATTTTAGGAGCTATGGAAGTTGCTGAAAACGGTGATATCGCCAACTGGAAAATTCCGGGGAAAATGGTAAAAGGTATGGGCGGCGCTATGGATCTTGTAGCCAGTGCTGAAAATATTATCGTTGCGATGATGCATACCAACAAAGCGGGAGATTCTAAGTTGCTTAAAAAATGTTCGCTGCCTTTAACCGGCGTTGCCTGCGTTACAAAAATTGTGACCAACCTTGCGGTTATTGAAGTCACTAAAGATGGCTTTAAATTACTCGAAAGAGCTCCTGGGGTGAGTGT contains the following coding sequences:
- a CDS encoding four helix bundle protein; translation: MRNDKDNIIVSKTFDFALKIIDYSEKLRSNHKYEMCSQLFKSGTSIGANVWEAQNAESNADFIHKFKISAKEADETNYWLKLCKASKHLPDPDEEFFSELTSIIRITSKIISSSKRR
- a CDS encoding CoA transferase subunit B, producing MLDKEGIAKRIAKEVKDGYYVNLGIGIPTLVANFVRDDIEVEFQSENGILGMGPFPFEGEEDADLINAGKQTITALPGASFFDSAMSFGMIRGQHVDLTILGAMEVAENGDIANWKIPGKMVKGMGGAMDLVASAENIIVAMMHTNKAGDSKLLKKCSLPLTGVACVTKIVTNLAVIEVTKDGFKLLERAPGVSVEEIQKATEGKLIVEGDIPEMKL